In Acidobacteriota bacterium, the genomic window AGCAATCTCAGGTACCAGGCCAAGAGCTGCGGGCCCCACAGCGCCGCCAGTATGGCGCCCGCCGCCAGGAAGGTGCCGAAAGGCAGTTCGTAGCGCTGGCCCTTGCCCCTGACGTAGATGTAGAGCGATCCGATAATGGCCCCCAGCAACGATCCCAGGAAAATGGTCATCCAGGCATAGCGCCAGCCCAGGAAGGCCCCCACCATGGCCATCATCTTGATGTCTCCCATTCCCATGCCTTCGATCTTGCGCAGCAGTTGATAAAGCCCGGCCACCAGCCACAGGACGCCGCCGCCCAGAAGTACGCCGACGGCGGAGTGCAGGTAGGCGGTCAAGAGGCTGTCGGGGGGCGGCAGGAAGGGATCGCCGGCGAAGTAGATATCAGCTTGAAGGGGAGCCAGCAGGAAGCCGAAGAGCGCCCCTCCCAAGGTGAATATGTTGGGCAAAAGCCGGTCGAAGAGATCGATGAAGGTGAGGGCCAGCAGCAGCGAGAAAAGCACCAGCGCCAGATAGAAAGGCGGATCAAGATCGAACTTGAGGTAGGCCGCATAAAAGAGCGCAGCGGTTAGAATTTCGACCAGCGGATAGACCACGCTGATAGGCTCCTTGCAGCGCGAGCAACGTCCCCGCAAGACCAGATATCCCACCACCGGAATGTTGTACCAGGGACGGATGCCGGCCCCGCACTTGGGACAGGCGGAAGACGGGAAGATAACAGAGCGGCCCTTGGGCACCCGGTAGATGCAGACATTGAGGAAGCTGCCCATGAGCAGGCCGAAGAGGATGACCAGAACATCGATAATCGCCATGACCGGGCGATTATAGCCAACGCGACGCGCACCGCGAAGTCGGGGCGCGGCTGAGGCCGTCCCCCCCCGGGGAGAGCTCTTGGGGAAACGGCCTCGGGGCAGCTATCGTTCTTCCACCGACCGGGCCAGGACGATGTCGGCGTTCTCAACCAGTGTGTAGGTGGCCTGGCGCAGCGCGATAATCGACTTGACGTAGTCGATCTTGGCCACCAACTCGGCTTGGATGGCTTCGGCCAAGTCGCGTTGAATGCGCAGTACTTCGAAGTTGGTCGAGAGGCCGGCCTCGAAACGCTTGTTCTCGCCGTCCAGTTGCTCTTCGGCCAACTCGCGGGCCACCCGGGCCGCCTCCAGACGTTTGCTCTGGATTTCGATCTGGCGGAAGGCTTTGCGAACTTCGACGCTGATCTGCTGCTGGGTCATGCGCCGCTGGCTGAGCAGCCGCCTTTCCTCGATCCTCTGGTTGGCCAGGTTAGCCTCGTTGGCGCGATTGCGCAGAGGGATGGTCACCGTGGTCGAGACGTTGTAGTTGGTGAAGTCGAACTTGAATGCGGAAGAGAGCGAATCGGTGAGATTGCCCTGAAAGGGGCTGTTTGGATTGGGTACGGTCTGGGTCTGGTCGGGAATGCCGTCCCCATCCAGGTCGACTCCCACACGGGCGAAAGCTTCTCCCGATTGGCCCACGGAGCCGTAGCTCAAGTTCAAATCCACCCGCGGCTTGCCCTCGCGCTTGTAAAAGTCGCGGTTGATGGCGACCTGCTCCAGGCGCTTTTCGTATTCCTTCAACTCGGGACGGCGTTGCAAGGCCATGCGGATAGCTTCGCGCAACTCCAGGTCCAGGTCTTCAACCTTGGGCCGGTCGGTAGGGATCACTCTCAGATCCCACAGCGAATCGTTGGGGTCAGGCGCCAGCAGGTTCTTGAGGTCGGCATCGGCGTTGACGATGGCCACTTCGGACTGGATGAAGCTCTGTTCCCGGCCCGCCACTTCCGAGCGCGCGCTGGTGATTTCGATGGGAGCTTCGATCCCGATCTCCACCCGCTTGCGGCTGTCCTGATAGCGGACCACGGCAAGATTCATGCTGCGCCGTTCGGCGTCATTGCTCTCGATGGCCTGCACCAGGTCCCAGTAGCGGTCCATGACGCGCCGCACCACGTCCGAAACCTTGAGCTCGAATTGCAGGTCGCTGAGTTCGATATCAAGATTCTGAAGCTTGAGCTGCCGCTTGGTCTCGGTGTTGATGAAGCCTCTCCACAAGGGCTGCGTGAACTGGACCTGGAAGCGGCTCTGAAAGCTGGGATTGAGGGTGCTGAAAGTGCTGTTGGTCTCGGAGCGGTTGTTGGCCAGGCTCAGGGTCAGGCTCCCTCCGTTGGGAACCCGCTGGCTGAAGGTGGAGTCCCAGGTGAAGCCGTCGAATGTCGAAACCGGGATTCCCTGCCCGGCGTCGAGAACGCTGGTGGAGGGGTTTTCGCGGGAATTGAAACCGACCTCGAAACTGATCTCGGGATCGTAGAATCCCTTGGTCCCGACCAACCGTACCCGGTTGATTTCTTCCTGGAAGTTCTCGATGCTGATTTCGAGGTTGTTGGCCAAGGCCCTGCTGATGGCATCGCGGACGCTCAACTCGACGAAATCGCCGGCCTCTTTGACTCGCTCCACATAGGACTGTTCCACCAACTGGAATTCGTCGCCGTCATCGTAGACAGGGATCTCTTCGTCTGCGGGTGCGGGAATTGGCTCCTGCTGCTGTTGCTGCTGGGGATCCTGAGCCGCCAGGACTCCCATCAGCAGAAGTAGGCAAAGCGCCGAAACAAGGCGTTT contains:
- a CDS encoding TolC family protein, with translation MNQQFRKRLVSALCLLLLMGVLAAQDPQQQQQQEPIPAPADEEIPVYDDGDEFQLVEQSYVERVKEAGDFVELSVRDAISRALANNLEISIENFQEEINRVRLVGTKGFYDPEISFEVGFNSRENPSTSVLDAGQGIPVSTFDGFTWDSTFSQRVPNGGSLTLSLANNRSETNSTFSTLNPSFQSRFQVQFTQPLWRGFINTETKRQLKLQNLDIELSDLQFELKVSDVVRRVMDRYWDLVQAIESNDAERRSMNLAVVRYQDSRKRVEIGIEAPIEITSARSEVAGREQSFIQSEVAIVNADADLKNLLAPDPNDSLWDLRVIPTDRPKVEDLDLELREAIRMALQRRPELKEYEKRLEQVAINRDFYKREGKPRVDLNLSYGSVGQSGEAFARVGVDLDGDGIPDQTQTVPNPNSPFQGNLTDSLSSAFKFDFTNYNVSTTVTIPLRNRANEANLANQRIEERRLLSQRRMTQQQISVEVRKAFRQIEIQSKRLEAARVARELAEEQLDGENKRFEAGLSTNFEVLRIQRDLAEAIQAELVAKIDYVKSIIALRQATYTLVENADIVLARSVEER
- a CDS encoding prepilin peptidase yields the protein MAIIDVLVILFGLLMGSFLNVCIYRVPKGRSVIFPSSACPKCGAGIRPWYNIPVVGYLVLRGRCSRCKEPISVVYPLVEILTAALFYAAYLKFDLDPPFYLALVLFSLLLALTFIDLFDRLLPNIFTLGGALFGFLLAPLQADIYFAGDPFLPPPDSLLTAYLHSAVGVLLGGGVLWLVAGLYQLLRKIEGMGMGDIKMMAMVGAFLGWRYAWMTIFLGSLLGAIIGSLYIYVRGKGQRYELPFGTFLAAGAILAALWGPQLLAWYLRLLSPQQ